A region from the Branchiostoma lanceolatum isolate klBraLanc5 chromosome 2, klBraLanc5.hap2, whole genome shotgun sequence genome encodes:
- the LOC136427452 gene encoding eukaryotic translation elongation factor 1 epsilon-1-like isoform X3, protein MAVGVEEETKSLANFLGLPAYKVTTQEDLKVPQLHTGNGRMLTGLATVSKFLAKSSPSNGAKLLGTTPEEQAEIAQWLEYRVTVVDRSLEKKDVQAMLKGQLSFYEKQQYQNVSRWFDQIQHYPGVQQHLPQLVFLRNILYSSFDH, encoded by the exons atggcggttGGAGTCGAAGAAGAAACAAAGTCGTTGGCGAATTTCCTTGGTTTGCCTGCTTATAAAGTCACCACGCAAGAAGATCTCAAG GTACCACAACTGCACACTGGCAATGGCAGAATGCTGACGGGATTGGCAACAGTATCTAAGTTTCTAGCCAAATCCTCACCATCAAATGGAGCAAAGCTTCTTGGGACAACACCTGAGGAACAGGCAGAGATAGCTCAGTGGTTAGAGTACAGAGTTACTGTAGTGGACAGGAGTCTGGAGAAGAAAGATGTTCAGGCCATGCTTAAG GGCCAGCTGAGTTTCTATGAGAAGCAGCAGTACCAGAATGTGTCGAGGTGGTTTGACCAGATACAACATTATCCAG GTGTGCAGCAACACCTACCCCAGCTAGTGTTCCTGAGAAACATTCTCTACAGCAGTTTTGATCACTAA
- the LOC136427451 gene encoding ketohexokinase-like isoform X3, with product MLEPRGDKKVLCAGLICLDILSVMDHYPVEDTDNRIKRQIWQKGGNCANSAAVVAQLDEQAEFFGTLATGRAAEDLPELTFSQFQQLDLNQYKWIHFEGRNMAEVSQMVNAVQEYNHSRSMEDKINISGECEKAKYKPEYFTSTVDVLFIAKEFAQHHGFSSAHAAVDGFHRRAKKGATVVCAWGEAGADVMGPDGVHHHSDAFSPGQVVDTLGAGDTFNGAIIAAMCRSLPLDEVLKFGCRVAGKKCGQFGYRGLGE from the exons ATGTTAGAGCCCAGAGGGGACAAGAAGGTCCTGTGCGCGGGTCTGATCTGTCTGGATATCCTGAGTGTGATGGACCACTACCCCGTGGAGGACACCGATAACAG AATTAAACGTCAGATCTGGCAGAAGGGAGGGAACTGTGCAAACAGCGCAGCGGTGGTGGCTCAGTTGGACGAACAGGCTGAGTTCTTTGGGACTTTAGCCACAGGAAGGGCAGCGGA AGACCTACCAGAGCTGACCTTCTCACAGTTCCAACAGTTGGACCTGAACCAGTACAAGTGGATTCACTTTGAA GGCCGCAACATGGCCGAGGTTTCTCAGATGGTGAATGCCGTGCAGGAGTACAACCACAGCCGCTCCATGGAGGACAAGATCAACATCTCTGGGGAGTGTGAGAAAGCTAAATACAAGCCGGAATACTTCACATCAACAGTAGATGTA CTGTTCATTGCTAAGGAGTTTGCACAGCATCATGGCTTCTCCTCAGCGCATGCAGCAGTGGATGGGTTTCACAGGAGGGCCAAGAAAGG TGCCACAGTGGTTTGTGCATGGGGAGAGGCTGGAGCAGATGTGATGGGGCCTGATGGTGTGCACCACCACTCTGATGCCTTTTCACCTGGACAGGTTGTAGACACACTAGGGGCAGGAGACACATTTAATGGAGCCATCATTGCAGCCATGTGCCGCAGCCTGCCTCTGGATGAAGTACTGAAATTTGGCTGCAGGGTAGCTGGGAAGAAATGTGGACAGTTTGGGTACAGAGGACTTGGAGAGTGA
- the LOC136427451 gene encoding ketohexokinase-like isoform X2 translates to MLEPRGDKKVLCAGLICLDILSVMDHYPVEDTDNRIKRQIWQKGGNCANSAAVVAQLDEQAEFFGTLATGRAADIIINTSTGSRTIIHTDKDLPELTFSQFQQLDLNQYKWIHFEGRNMAEVSQMVNAVQEYNHSRSMEDKINISGECEKAKYKPEYFTSTVDVLFIAKEFAQHHGFSSAHAAVDGFHRRAKKGATVVCAWGEAGADVMGPDGVHHHSDAFSPGQVVDTLGAGDTFNGAIIAAMCRSLPLDEVLKFGCRVAGKKCGQFGYRGLGE, encoded by the exons ATGTTAGAGCCCAGAGGGGACAAGAAGGTCCTGTGCGCGGGTCTGATCTGTCTGGATATCCTGAGTGTGATGGACCACTACCCCGTGGAGGACACCGATAACAG AATTAAACGTCAGATCTGGCAGAAGGGAGGGAACTGTGCAAACAGCGCAGCGGTGGTGGCTCAGTTGGACGAACAGGCTGAGTTCTTTGGGACTTTAGCCACAGGAAGGGCAGCGGA CATCATTATCAACACCAGTACAGGGTCCAGGACTATCATACATACTGACAA AGACCTACCAGAGCTGACCTTCTCACAGTTCCAACAGTTGGACCTGAACCAGTACAAGTGGATTCACTTTGAA GGCCGCAACATGGCCGAGGTTTCTCAGATGGTGAATGCCGTGCAGGAGTACAACCACAGCCGCTCCATGGAGGACAAGATCAACATCTCTGGGGAGTGTGAGAAAGCTAAATACAAGCCGGAATACTTCACATCAACAGTAGATGTA CTGTTCATTGCTAAGGAGTTTGCACAGCATCATGGCTTCTCCTCAGCGCATGCAGCAGTGGATGGGTTTCACAGGAGGGCCAAGAAAGG TGCCACAGTGGTTTGTGCATGGGGAGAGGCTGGAGCAGATGTGATGGGGCCTGATGGTGTGCACCACCACTCTGATGCCTTTTCACCTGGACAGGTTGTAGACACACTAGGGGCAGGAGACACATTTAATGGAGCCATCATTGCAGCCATGTGCCGCAGCCTGCCTCTGGATGAAGTACTGAAATTTGGCTGCAGGGTAGCTGGGAAGAAATGTGGACAGTTTGGGTACAGAGGACTTGGAGAGTGA
- the LOC136427452 gene encoding eukaryotic translation elongation factor 1 epsilon-1-like isoform X1 codes for MAVGVEEETKSLANFLGLPAYKVTTQEDLKVPQLHTGNGRMLTGLATVSKFLAKSSPSNGAKLLGTTPEEQAEIAQWLEYRVTVVDRSLEKKDVQAMLKELNSYLLDKVYFLGFHLSLADLVMYHGLHPAMGQLSFYEKQQYQNVSRWFDQIQHYPGVQQHLPQLVFLRNILYSSFDH; via the exons atggcggttGGAGTCGAAGAAGAAACAAAGTCGTTGGCGAATTTCCTTGGTTTGCCTGCTTATAAAGTCACCACGCAAGAAGATCTCAAG GTACCACAACTGCACACTGGCAATGGCAGAATGCTGACGGGATTGGCAACAGTATCTAAGTTTCTAGCCAAATCCTCACCATCAAATGGAGCAAAGCTTCTTGGGACAACACCTGAGGAACAGGCAGAGATAGCTCAGTGGTTAGAGTACAGAGTTACTGTAGTGGACAGGAGTCTGGAGAAGAAAGATGTTCAGGCCATGCTTAAG GAGCTGAACTCTTACCTGTTAGACAAGGTGTACTTTCTGGGTTTCCACCTGTCTCTAGCTGATCTTGTCATGTATCATGGACTACATCCTGCCATG GGCCAGCTGAGTTTCTATGAGAAGCAGCAGTACCAGAATGTGTCGAGGTGGTTTGACCAGATACAACATTATCCAG GTGTGCAGCAACACCTACCCCAGCTAGTGTTCCTGAGAAACATTCTCTACAGCAGTTTTGATCACTAA
- the LOC136427452 gene encoding eukaryotic translation elongation factor 1 epsilon-1-like isoform X2, which translates to MEKGRFCQQILQVQVPQLHTGNGRMLTGLATVSKFLAKSSPSNGAKLLGTTPEEQAEIAQWLEYRVTVVDRSLEKKDVQAMLKELNSYLLDKVYFLGFHLSLADLVMYHGLHPAMGQLSFYEKQQYQNVSRWFDQIQHYPGVQQHLPQLVFLRNILYSSFDH; encoded by the exons ATGGagaaaggtcgtttttgtcaacaaattctacaagtacaa GTACCACAACTGCACACTGGCAATGGCAGAATGCTGACGGGATTGGCAACAGTATCTAAGTTTCTAGCCAAATCCTCACCATCAAATGGAGCAAAGCTTCTTGGGACAACACCTGAGGAACAGGCAGAGATAGCTCAGTGGTTAGAGTACAGAGTTACTGTAGTGGACAGGAGTCTGGAGAAGAAAGATGTTCAGGCCATGCTTAAG GAGCTGAACTCTTACCTGTTAGACAAGGTGTACTTTCTGGGTTTCCACCTGTCTCTAGCTGATCTTGTCATGTATCATGGACTACATCCTGCCATG GGCCAGCTGAGTTTCTATGAGAAGCAGCAGTACCAGAATGTGTCGAGGTGGTTTGACCAGATACAACATTATCCAG GTGTGCAGCAACACCTACCCCAGCTAGTGTTCCTGAGAAACATTCTCTACAGCAGTTTTGATCACTAA
- the LOC136427451 gene encoding ketohexokinase-like isoform X1 has translation MLEPRGDKKVLCAGLICLDILSVMDHYPVEDTDNRIKRQIWQKGGNCANSAAVVAQLDEQAEFFGTLATGRAADMVLDEMREFGVEVDHVVMHDGCDSPSSSIIINTSTGSRTIIHTDKDLPELTFSQFQQLDLNQYKWIHFEGRNMAEVSQMVNAVQEYNHSRSMEDKINISGECEKAKYKPEYFTSTVDVLFIAKEFAQHHGFSSAHAAVDGFHRRAKKGATVVCAWGEAGADVMGPDGVHHHSDAFSPGQVVDTLGAGDTFNGAIIAAMCRSLPLDEVLKFGCRVAGKKCGQFGYRGLGE, from the exons ATGTTAGAGCCCAGAGGGGACAAGAAGGTCCTGTGCGCGGGTCTGATCTGTCTGGATATCCTGAGTGTGATGGACCACTACCCCGTGGAGGACACCGATAACAG AATTAAACGTCAGATCTGGCAGAAGGGAGGGAACTGTGCAAACAGCGCAGCGGTGGTGGCTCAGTTGGACGAACAGGCTGAGTTCTTTGGGACTTTAGCCACAGGAAGGGCAGCGGA TATGGTTTTGGATGAAATGCGTGAGTTTGGGGTGGAGGTGGACCATGTTGTGATGCATGATGGTTGTGATTCTCCCTCCTCCAGCATCATTATCAACACCAGTACAGGGTCCAGGACTATCATACATACTGACAA AGACCTACCAGAGCTGACCTTCTCACAGTTCCAACAGTTGGACCTGAACCAGTACAAGTGGATTCACTTTGAA GGCCGCAACATGGCCGAGGTTTCTCAGATGGTGAATGCCGTGCAGGAGTACAACCACAGCCGCTCCATGGAGGACAAGATCAACATCTCTGGGGAGTGTGAGAAAGCTAAATACAAGCCGGAATACTTCACATCAACAGTAGATGTA CTGTTCATTGCTAAGGAGTTTGCACAGCATCATGGCTTCTCCTCAGCGCATGCAGCAGTGGATGGGTTTCACAGGAGGGCCAAGAAAGG TGCCACAGTGGTTTGTGCATGGGGAGAGGCTGGAGCAGATGTGATGGGGCCTGATGGTGTGCACCACCACTCTGATGCCTTTTCACCTGGACAGGTTGTAGACACACTAGGGGCAGGAGACACATTTAATGGAGCCATCATTGCAGCCATGTGCCGCAGCCTGCCTCTGGATGAAGTACTGAAATTTGGCTGCAGGGTAGCTGGGAAGAAATGTGGACAGTTTGGGTACAGAGGACTTGGAGAGTGA